The genomic region CCACCTTCAACTTCAAGTACTTCAAAGTCAAAGATTTCTGCAAACTCGTCGACTTTTTCATCAAAATTCTCGGTGTAAGTGAGTCCGGTCCTGACCTTTGCAACCCTTTTATACCCCGTGACCTCATTGACCTTTCTAAGCATCTTTATGGTTTTTTCAGGTTTCTCAGGATCAACTCTCATAATCTCACGCCATGCATGAGCAAACATTGGAGTAAAAAGAAACGTCCCATGCTCGCTGAACTTTTTAAGCGTCGCCAGATATTCCTGACAGCCTCCAAGGGTTGCACCAACACAATCGTCCACGGTGCGTGTTTCATCCCTGAGTATTCTCACAGGACATGTTCCTTCAAGGTGTGCATAATCTGATTCTATTTTATCAAACACATTACCGCATAAACCGTAGAACATCAGGATAGCATTTGAACATGTACTCAATTCATCTAATAATTTATAGATTTCAGCTTTGAGTATTTTGGGGAACTCATGGAGTGCAAGTTCAACCATATAGATCATTACTGTATACTGTTCAGGATTATTCCTGTAACTCTCCGTGTCAGAACGAATTTTTGCAGGTGAAATTATACGAAAATCAATACCTGATTTCCTAAGCTTAAAGACAAAATCGTCTTCCTGACCGTTACCAACTACAAGAATCTCATCCACGGAACTATCATTTTCAAGTATGTGCACGATCTCATCCTGAAGTATCTTGCACGACAGTATTGTCAGTAATGGCATATCACTATGTTTTCACTACTGGTTATTGACCCTTTTGCCTGTTTTCCATAAATGCAGATAAAAAGCCTATGAAAAATGGGGAGTGATTAAATATATCCCAGTGACAGAGCCATTTCCCTGATAAAAGCATAATCGCTGTTATTAGCTTCTACATATAAGGCATGCCCTTCGCGCACATCCATGAAATTCTGAAATGTCTCAGGAGATTTTTCATGCATTTCAAGGAAAGCATTCTTGATTTTCTCTTTGAGTGCAGGGTCCATATCTCCTCTCACTGAAATCGGATCTGTGGGAATAGAATCGGATTCCCAGATAATTATAATATTATTTTCTGAAGAGTTATCATCTTCGAAATAACGCTCATAGGTTGACGATGACACTGCACCGGAATTAATAATATTGCCTGACAGTACAGCATCTATAGTGTTATCGTGTCCCCCGGAAAACAATGTGTTCTTGAAATCTTCATCAGGGTTAACACCCTGTGATAACAGATATCCGCGAGGAATAAGATTACCTGAAGTAGAAGCAGGATTTACAAAAGCAAATGATATATTCTGAGAATTGTTTACCAGATAGTCAATACTAGTAATATCTGACTTTCTGTTAGTGATAATGTAGCTGTTGTAAGTTTCAAGATTACCATCGGCATTCCCACCAGCTACAATGATTTCAGAACCCGAACTCTCAGCTGAAATGACTGCAGAAAATGGACCAAAAAAGGCGATGTCCAGTTTTCCTGCTTCCATTGCATCTATAATAGCATAATAATCTGTACTTTTTATAGTTACTACATCCATTCCAAGTTCCGAACCAAGATATTCTTCTACAGCAGTAAACTGTTTGGTAACTTCCACAGGAGTGTCCCACAATATAAGTCCGATTCTTAGTTCATTCTGTGAACTCGGATCTTCAACAGGTTCCTGTTCTTCTACACATCCGGATAGGACTGTACTCAGAATTAATGCAATTATTAAAATATAGAATCTCTTTATATGGTTCTGAAAAACATTCATAGTTAAATTCATTCCTTTATTGGACGTAGGTACCTTGGCATTTCTTATTATAGCATCTGATTTTAACCTGGACAATGATGATGCATGATATTTAATAAATACATAAACTTATAAGATTTTATGCAAATTGACCATACCTATATATATTATCTTTCAAAAGATATAAATGATAATATAAAAGCAATAAATCCACACGGAATACCTATAAACAGTGAAAAATAAATAGTATCTTCCAGTGCCTGAGTAACAATTATAGTAACCAATAAGGAAATAACCAGACTTATAATCAGAGATTTTAGAACTTTCATTGTTATTAACTTGCTCTTTTATTGTTTTAAAAGATTCGATAGAAATAATACTAATTCAATATTATGACAGGTTGATATTATGAATTAATCATAACTCCATGAAGGTATAAAAATGAAAGATGAAAATGATTTAAGATGTGAAATCACTGTTAGGCACACAGATGAGAATGATATTCCTCTTATAATGAATCTTGTACGGTCCCTGGCTGATTTTGAAGACCTGAGTGATCACGTCCTTTCAACAGAAGAAACTCTTCATGAAGCCCTTTTCGGCGAAAGAGTATATGCAGAAGCCATAATAGCCGAAATTGACAGGAAACCTGCAGGTTTCATTATATTTTTCCATAACTTTTCCTCATTTACCGGTAAACCCGGACTCTATATTGAAGACATTTTCGTCTATCCTGAATATCGCAGCAAAGGTGTAGGTAAAGCACTTATGGTCCATTGCGGAAAAATTGCCAGGGAACGAAACTGTGGCAGACTGGAGTGGAGTGTACTTGACTGGAATCCCGCAAGAAAATTTTATGAACATATGGGCGGTGAACACCAGAAAGAGTGGCTTCTGTACAGGCTTGATGAAAGAGGTATAGACGAGCTTGCCGAAAGAAGATAGTATTCAGTGATAAAAAAAGTCAAACATAATAAAATCAGCAAAAATTAGAACAAAATAATAGTATAAAAAGATCATGTTCCTGGCATTTCAATATTATATTGTACAATGCCAGGTAGATCTAAAATAAACAGGATTAAGCATCTGTTGTTTCGTTGGTAGCTTCTTCGGTTGCAGCTTCTTCAGCAGCTTCCTCTGTTGCTTCTTCTTCGGTTGCTTCTTCCTCAGTTACATCTGCTTCCATGTCTTCTTCGGTTGCATTCTCAGCAACATCTGCTGCCATGTCATCTTCTGCAACTTCTTCAGTTACATTCTCGTTTACAGCATCTTCTGCTACTTCTTCTGCATTTTCTGCGTGTTCATCTGCTGCTTCTTCTGTTGTGTCTGCACAACCTGATACGGCTACAAGTCCGATCATCAGGAAAACCATAAGTATGCTTAAAAATTTCTTCATGTTACGTCTCCGATCACTACGAATCTATATATTCTATAGACGTCTACGGATAAACCATAAATTACTTAAGTTTTTCGATATGCAATGTTTCTTGATATCATATTTTTAAAGAAATAATATCCAGAGAAATTGCGATTCCTGAGAAAGTTAATCTGCATCAAATGATGATAAAATGAATATAAAAAGCATGTGGATAGACGGTTTAAAAGGTTTTGAAGATGCATACAGTGTGCATAAGGACGTTTTTGTAATTGAACAGGATGATGAAAAACTTGAGATGGATATGAATGACGATAAATCAATCCATCTAACACTTTATGATGAAGCAACTCCTGTGGCAACTGGAAGATTATTTGCCGATGGAGAAGGATTTCATATTGGGAGAATATCTGTCCTGAAAGAATAACGAAAGATGAAACTTGTCATCTGAAAATAAAAATGTAACAACAAAAAGAATCACAAGTAAAAGGTAACTCCTTTCACTCGATAAACACCATGGCGGCTATAACAGTTGTCCATTTGCCATCCTTATCACCGTATGCGGTCTGGCAATAATGTGTAGTGTCTATAATATGACCGCTTGCCTTGTAGACCTGTTCCCTTTCCTGCCATGCACAATCTGAATCGAATTCAATTCCAAGAGTGGTTGCAAGCATTGTTGCTGCAATATCTTCAGCATATTCACCGGCTATCTCTTCATTTTCCCCGAAAGAGTGATGTTCTGAAATATATCCGTAATTATTTTCATTTACAGGAACTGCAGTGCCAACAGCTGCTGCAATAAGTCTGTGAGGCTCTTTTGTTTCATTGCGTGCAAGAACGCAATGTACAATTTCCCCTGCAGGCAGGTCTTTAACTCCTTCTTCACGTGATACTAATTTACAGTTTGGAGGAAGTATGCTGGAAACGGTAACAAGATTATATTTCTGAATAAGTGCCTCACGCAGTGCCAATTCAAAAGATGCTAATTTATCTTTATGAACACCAACACCTTTAGTCAAAAAGCATTTTTTTGGAACCATTTCAATCATCGCATTATATATTATTCATCTGTGTTTACATTTACAGAAATTTATCGTTTTCGACATTTCTAAGTATAAACTGGAACTGATAACATCAATCCAAAAGCATACTTGAAATTGTATCTTTATATATGAAGATTATGAGTGCTTGAAAAACAATAATAGGAGATTTTTTCCTTCTAAAGTTGATTTGCAGGTGTAAGATATTAAAGGATGAACTCCTTAACAAAGCGCGGAGCAGACTAAAAATGGATATTTCCCGGCTGGTAGAAAAAATAAAATCATCAAGAAGATATGATGGGCAAATTACACACATAGAGGATGTACCAGCCAGAGAGCCATCTTACAAAGAACTGGAGATGAATCCACTTATAAGATATGCTTTGAACCAGAAAGGAATCCAGCAACTGTACGCACATCAGGCTGAAGCTGTTGAGAGGACAAGAAATAGGGAAAATATAGTTCTTTCCACAAGCACTGCCAGCGGAAAATCATTATGCTACATGCTCCCTGTTTTTGAAAGTCTGCTTAAAGAACCGCATGCAACTGCACTATACATATCACCCCTGAACGCTCTTGTAAACGATCAGCTTGATACTTTCAGGGAACTGAGTCAGACAATGACTTTGAACGTCAAAATTGACCGTTTTGTAGGCTCAATGACAAAAGCTGAAAAGGATGCCGTAAAGCATGGAAATACAAAAATCATATTTACAAATCCTGAAATGCTTCATTTGAGTTTCCTTCAATGGAAGCAACAGTGGAGACAGTTCCTTTCCAATCTTAATTATATCATCATTGATGAGAGTCATTCATACAGCGGTGTCATGGGAAGCCATATGGCAAACCTTCTCAGAAGACTGAATCGTATTTGTGATAACTATGGTGCCAAACCCCTTTACATCTGCTGCACGGCCACAATCGGAAATCCGGTTGAACACAGTTCCGCCCTTACAGGCAGGAAAATGACACTTATCGACAACGATAGTTCCGGCCAGGGTGCACAGAAATTTATGTTCTGGAACCCGCCCCTGTACTCACGTGCAAGAAATTTCACCCAGAGAAAAGCCAGCTTTGGGGAAACTGTAGACCTTTTTACAACTTTTGTGCAGAGTGATCTCCAGACAATTGTCTTTGCAAGGTCCAGGCAGAAAGTTGAAAGGATGTACGTGCAGGCAAGAAATACACTTGCAGAAAGAGGTGTGGATAAAACTATCAGCCCCTATCGTGGAGGTTACCACGGAAACGAACGCGAAGATATCGAAAAAGGACTTGCTTCCGGTGAAATAGAAGGAGTGATATCCACCAACGCCCTTGAACTTGGAATAGACATCGGTGGGCTGGATGCCTGTATAATGGATGGTTTTCCCGGGACTATTATGAGTGCCAGGCAGCAGGCAGGAAGAGCTGGACGTGGAAGCAGGGAAAGTATAGTTACCCTTGTAGCAGATTCCAATGCTCTTGACCAGTACTACATGAGAAATCCCGGGGATTTTTTCAGGCGTGATT from Methanolobus tindarius DSM 2278 harbors:
- a CDS encoding DUF1638 domain-containing protein, with product MPLLTILSCKILQDEIVHILENDSSVDEILVVGNGQEDDFVFKLRKSGIDFRIISPAKIRSDTESYRNNPEQYTVMIYMVELALHEFPKILKAEIYKLLDELSTCSNAILMFYGLCGNVFDKIESDYAHLEGTCPVRILRDETRTVDDCVGATLGGCQEYLATLKKFSEHGTFLFTPMFAHAWREIMRVDPEKPEKTIKMLRKVNEVTGYKRVAKVRTGLTYTENFDEKVDEFAEIFDFEVLEVEGGQSLFEKCYSDIKDEVLVKSH
- a CDS encoding phosphate/phosphite/phosphonate ABC transporter substrate-binding protein, whose protein sequence is MNVFQNHIKRFYILIIALILSTVLSGCVEEQEPVEDPSSQNELRIGLILWDTPVEVTKQFTAVEEYLGSELGMDVVTIKSTDYYAIIDAMEAGKLDIAFFGPFSAVISAESSGSEIIVAGGNADGNLETYNSYIITNRKSDITSIDYLVNNSQNISFAFVNPASTSGNLIPRGYLLSQGVNPDEDFKNTLFSGGHDNTIDAVLSGNIINSGAVSSSTYERYFEDDNSSENNIIIIWESDSIPTDPISVRGDMDPALKEKIKNAFLEMHEKSPETFQNFMDVREGHALYVEANNSDYAFIREMALSLGYI
- a CDS encoding GNAT family N-acetyltransferase, with the translated sequence MKDENDLRCEITVRHTDENDIPLIMNLVRSLADFEDLSDHVLSTEETLHEALFGERVYAEAIIAEIDRKPAGFIIFFHNFSSFTGKPGLYIEDIFVYPEYRSKGVGKALMVHCGKIARERNCGRLEWSVLDWNPARKFYEHMGGEHQKEWLLYRLDERGIDELAERR
- a CDS encoding GNAT family N-acetyltransferase translates to MNIKSMWIDGLKGFEDAYSVHKDVFVIEQDDEKLEMDMNDDKSIHLTLYDEATPVATGRLFADGEGFHIGRISVLKE
- a CDS encoding pyruvoyl-dependent arginine decarboxylase, which encodes MVPKKCFLTKGVGVHKDKLASFELALREALIQKYNLVTVSSILPPNCKLVSREEGVKDLPAGEIVHCVLARNETKEPHRLIAAAVGTAVPVNENNYGYISEHHSFGENEEIAGEYAEDIAATMLATTLGIEFDSDCAWQEREQVYKASGHIIDTTHYCQTAYGDKDGKWTTVIAAMVFIE